The Alphaproteobacteria bacterium genome contains a region encoding:
- a CDS encoding PAS domain-containing hybrid sensor histidine kinase/response regulator: protein MLQGWVVIVVALGYLGLLFVVASYGDRRRGRGTPARGLIYPLSLAIYCTSWTFFGSVGLASRTGYDFLTIYVGPVLMIGLATPLIMRVVRLAKAQNITSIADFIAARYGKHQAVAATVALIAIVGTIPYIALQLKAVSASLSTILVHLDMTTGMPQPVLGDIALFVALAMAAFAVLFGTRHIDATEHQDGLMLAIATESLVKLVAFVTVGVFVTFFMFGGPVALFTEAMESAHTAAVLTREPVWSTLIVMTLLSTVAIVMLPRQFHVTVVENRNESEIRRAAWLFPLYLVLINLFVIPIAMAGLLTFPRGLVDSDMFVLALPLKAGSDLLALTAFVGGLSAATAMVIVETVALAIMASNDIVVPFVLQRRETILSDRPDVGAILLTVRRFSIFLILFLAYLYYRIAGDAQLAAIGLLSFAAIAQLAPAFFGGLIWRNGTARGALAGMSVGILAWAYTLLLPSFADSDLVSRDILELGPLGVAWLRPQHLLGLDLPPLVHGVLWSLALNIFAYVTSSLARAPTSIERLQANLFVPSELAPMAPSFRLWRSSVTVEDLAATVARYLGEERTRSSLESFAASRRISLDPKHEADLELLRYAEHILASAIGAASSRLVLSLLLRKRTVSTAAALKLLDDANAAIQYNREILQTALDHVRQGIAVFDKDLRLICWNRQFGEILDLPLALTRVGTGLDEILRHNGERGALGPGPVDDLVSDRLRRYLSGEPIRERFSEHGLVIEIRANQMPDGGLVTTATDVTPSVEAAEALERANENLERRVKERTEELTRLNDALARAKGDAEEANVSKTRFLAAASHDILQPLNAARLYVTSLVERQGGGDDAQLVSNVDASLEAVEEILGALLDISRLDSGALRPELSTFRLDELMRQLEVEFAPLAHEKGLRLKFVTSTRSVRSDRRLLRRLLQNLISNAIKYTPQGRVLIGCRADGGRLRLDVYDTGLGIPKSKQRAIFHEFHRLDQGAKVARGLGLGLSIVERIARVLDHRIDLQSKPGRGSHFSVTVPVAPALPLDAKKKKPQRVEMTQLTDLVVLCIDNEPKILDGMATLLGGWGCHVLKAADLKAALSTISDANTLPSGVLVDYHLDSGNGIEAIAALRWRFGAELPAILITADRSPAVREEARARDIQVLPKPLKPAALRALMAQWRVARMAAAE from the coding sequence ATGCTGCAAGGCTGGGTCGTCATCGTCGTTGCGCTCGGCTACCTCGGGCTGCTGTTCGTCGTCGCAAGCTACGGCGACCGGCGGCGCGGGCGCGGCACGCCCGCGCGGGGCCTGATCTATCCGCTGTCGCTTGCGATCTACTGCACCTCCTGGACGTTCTTCGGTTCGGTCGGCCTCGCCTCCCGCACCGGCTACGACTTCCTCACAATCTATGTGGGCCCCGTGCTGATGATCGGGCTGGCGACGCCGCTGATCATGCGCGTGGTCCGGCTCGCCAAGGCGCAAAACATCACCTCGATCGCCGACTTCATCGCGGCGCGCTACGGCAAGCACCAGGCGGTGGCAGCGACGGTTGCGCTGATCGCGATCGTCGGCACGATCCCCTACATCGCGTTGCAGCTCAAGGCGGTCTCGGCCTCGCTCAGCACCATCCTGGTCCATCTCGACATGACGACCGGCATGCCGCAGCCGGTGCTGGGTGACATCGCGCTCTTCGTTGCGCTCGCGATGGCGGCGTTTGCCGTGCTGTTCGGCACACGCCACATCGATGCGACCGAGCATCAGGACGGATTGATGCTGGCGATTGCCACGGAGTCGCTCGTCAAGCTGGTCGCATTCGTGACGGTCGGCGTGTTCGTCACGTTCTTCATGTTCGGCGGGCCCGTAGCCCTGTTCACCGAGGCGATGGAGAGCGCACACACCGCCGCCGTGCTCACGCGCGAGCCGGTGTGGAGCACGCTGATCGTGATGACGTTGCTCTCCACGGTCGCGATCGTGATGCTGCCGCGGCAATTTCACGTCACTGTCGTGGAAAACCGCAACGAGTCCGAAATCCGCCGTGCAGCGTGGCTGTTTCCGCTCTATCTCGTGCTGATCAACCTTTTCGTCATCCCGATCGCGATGGCCGGCCTGCTCACGTTCCCGCGCGGGCTTGTCGACAGCGACATGTTCGTGCTCGCCTTGCCGCTCAAGGCGGGCTCGGACCTCCTGGCCCTCACCGCATTCGTGGGCGGGCTGTCGGCCGCGACCGCCATGGTGATCGTGGAGACCGTTGCGCTCGCCATCATGGCGTCGAACGACATCGTGGTGCCCTTCGTGCTGCAGCGGCGCGAGACGATCCTGTCGGATCGCCCGGACGTCGGCGCGATCCTGCTCACGGTGCGGCGGTTCTCGATCTTTCTGATCCTGTTCCTCGCCTATCTCTACTATCGGATCGCCGGCGACGCGCAGCTCGCGGCGATCGGGCTTCTCTCGTTTGCCGCCATCGCGCAGCTCGCGCCCGCTTTCTTCGGCGGATTGATCTGGCGCAACGGCACGGCGCGCGGCGCGCTCGCCGGCATGAGCGTCGGCATTCTGGCCTGGGCCTATACGCTGCTGCTGCCGAGCTTCGCAGACTCGGATCTCGTCAGCAGGGACATCCTCGAACTCGGCCCGCTCGGCGTCGCATGGCTGCGCCCGCAACATCTGCTCGGCCTCGATCTGCCGCCGCTGGTGCATGGCGTGCTCTGGAGCCTCGCCCTCAACATCTTCGCGTACGTCACCTCTTCGCTCGCTCGCGCCCCGACCTCGATCGAGCGGCTGCAGGCAAACCTGTTCGTTCCATCCGAGCTTGCCCCGATGGCGCCGAGCTTCCGGCTGTGGCGTTCGTCGGTCACCGTGGAAGACCTCGCCGCGACCGTTGCGCGCTATCTCGGCGAGGAGCGCACGCGCTCATCGCTGGAAAGCTTCGCGGCCAGCCGCCGGATCAGCCTCGATCCGAAACACGAGGCGGACCTCGAGCTGTTGCGCTATGCCGAGCACATTCTCGCCTCGGCGATCGGGGCCGCATCCTCGCGGCTTGTGCTGTCGCTGCTGTTGCGCAAGCGTACGGTCTCGACCGCTGCCGCGCTGAAGCTGCTCGACGATGCCAACGCGGCGATCCAGTACAACCGCGAAATCCTGCAAACCGCGCTCGACCATGTGCGCCAGGGCATCGCGGTGTTCGACAAGGACCTGCGGCTCATCTGCTGGAACCGGCAATTCGGCGAAATCCTCGACCTGCCGCTCGCGCTCACGCGCGTCGGCACCGGGCTTGACGAGATCCTGCGCCACAATGGCGAACGCGGGGCGCTCGGCCCGGGCCCGGTCGACGACCTCGTGAGCGACCGCCTGCGTCGTTATCTCTCGGGCGAGCCGATCCGCGAACGCTTCTCGGAGCACGGGCTGGTGATCGAAATCCGCGCCAACCAGATGCCGGATGGCGGCCTCGTCACCACCGCGACCGACGTGACCCCGAGCGTGGAGGCGGCCGAGGCGCTGGAGCGCGCCAACGAAAATCTGGAGCGCCGCGTCAAGGAACGCACCGAGGAGTTGACCCGCCTCAACGACGCGCTCGCCCGCGCCAAGGGCGATGCGGAGGAAGCCAACGTCTCGAAGACGCGTTTCCTTGCCGCCGCAAGCCACGACATCCTGCAACCGCTCAATGCGGCGCGCCTCTATGTGACGAGCCTCGTGGAGCGCCAGGGCGGCGGCGACGATGCGCAACTCGTGTCCAACGTGGATGCTTCGCTCGAAGCGGTCGAAGAGATTCTTGGCGCCCTGCTCGACATTTCGCGGCTCGACTCCGGCGCGCTGCGCCCCGAGCTGTCGACGTTCCGTCTCGACGAATTGATGCGCCAGCTCGAGGTCGAATTCGCGCCGCTCGCGCACGAGAAGGGATTGCGGCTCAAGTTCGTCACGAGCACGCGCTCGGTGCGTTCCGACCGGCGGCTCTTACGGCGGCTCCTGCAGAATCTGATCTCGAATGCGATCAAGTACACGCCGCAGGGCCGCGTCCTCATCGGCTGCCGCGCGGACGGCGGCAGGCTGCGCCTCGACGTCTACGACACCGGGCTCGGTATTCCCAAGTCGAAGCAGCGCGCGATTTTCCATGAATTCCATCGGCTCGATCAGGGCGCCAAGGTGGCGCGCGGGCTCGGCCTGGGCTTGTCGATCGTCGAGCGTATCGCGCGCGTGCTCGATCACCGCATCGATCTTCAATCCAAACCCGGGCGCGGCTCGCATTTTTCGGTGACGGTGCCGGTCGCGCCCGCGCTGCCGCTCGATGCGAAGAAAAAGAAGCCGCAGCGCGTGGAGATGACCCAGCTCACTGACCTCGTGGTGCTCTGCATCGACAACGAGCCGAAGATCCTCGACGGCATGGCAACGCTGCTCGGCGGCTGGGGCTGTCATGTGCTCAAAGCAGCCGATCTGAAGGCAGCGCTCTCAACGATCAGCGACGCCAATACGCTGCCGAGCGGTGTCCTTGTCGACTATCACCTCGACAGCGGCAACGGGATCGAGGCGATCGCGGCGCTGCGCTGGCGCTTCGGTGCCGAACTGCCCGCGATCCTCATCACCGCGGACCGCTCGCCGGCGGTGCGCGAAGAGGCCCGCGCGCGCGACATCCAGGTGCTGCCCAAGCCGCTCAAGCCGGCGGCATTGCGCGCGCTCATGGCGCAATGGCGCGTCGCCCGGATGGCCGCGGCGGAATAA
- the mscL gene encoding large conductance mechanosensitive channel protein MscL has protein sequence MLEEFKKFAMRGNVVDLAVGVIIGAAFGAIVSSLVADLIMPIIGAVTGGLDFSNYYAQLTGGKVAAGTPLGDAKKAGAVLAWGNFLTVVINFLIIAWVLFLAVRGINQLQRKEAEKPAEPPAPTKQEVLLTEIRDILAKRPA, from the coding sequence ATGCTTGAGGAATTCAAGAAATTCGCGATGCGCGGCAACGTCGTCGATCTCGCGGTCGGCGTGATCATCGGGGCGGCCTTCGGCGCGATCGTCAGCTCATTGGTTGCCGACCTCATCATGCCGATCATCGGCGCGGTCACGGGCGGCCTCGATTTTTCGAACTACTACGCGCAGTTGACCGGCGGCAAGGTGGCGGCAGGCACCCCGCTCGGAGATGCCAAGAAGGCAGGAGCGGTGCTCGCGTGGGGCAATTTCCTCACCGTCGTGATCAACTTCCTGATCATCGCGTGGGTGCTGTTCCTCGCGGTGCGCGGCATCAACCAGCTGCAACGCAAGGAAGCCGAGAAACCGGCCGAGCCGCCTGCGCCGACCAAGCAGGAAGTGCTGCTGACTGAAATTCGCGACATTCTGGCGAAGCGGCCGGCGTGA